GTTGCGTGAGCCGAGGGTAATTTCCCGCTCTTTGACTTCGCCGTTACGCAGCAGGCGCACGTTGTAACGGTTATCGCCCGTCGCATCGCCCAGCGCAGAAAGCGGAATGCTCAGCACATTGTTCACACCCGAAAGCTGAATATGCACCTGGGCGGTCATTTCCAGGCGCAACACACCTTTCGGGTTCGGCACTTCAAAACGCGCGTAATAGAAAATGGCGTCATTGACCTTTTCCGGGGTCGGCAGAATGTCTTTCAGCGTGCCTTCGTAGCGGGTCAGCGGATCGCCCAGCACCGTAAACCAGGCTTTCTGACCCGGTTTAAGGTGAATCACGTCGGCCTCAGAGACCTGGGCTTTTACCAGCATAGTGCGGAGATCGGCCAGGGTAAGAATATTGGGCGCCTGCTGGGCCGCGATCACCGTCTGGCCTTGCAGGGTGGTAATTTGCGTCACTTCGCCCGCCATCGGCGCCAGAATACGGGTGTAATCGAGGTTAGTTTTGGCGGTATCCAGGGTCGCCTGGTTGCGCTTGATTTGGGCATCAATGGTGCCAATCTGTGCCTCTTTTACCGCCACGTCCGTCGCGGTGGTGTCCAAATCCTGCTGCGAAATAAGCTTAGTTTTGGCCAGCTGCTGGTTACGGGCATAGGTCACCTGCGCCAGCTTGCGTTCCGCCAGCGCCTGCAAGCGCTGCGCGCGCAGCTCCATCAGCGTCGCTTCCACCTCTTTGATTTGGTTTTGCGCTTGCTCAGGGTCGATAACCCCCAATAGCTGATCTTTCTTCACCTTGTCGCCAATCGCGACCGACAGCGTTTTCAGCTGGCCGCTGACCTGCGCGCCGACGTCGACTTTACGCACCGCGTCCAGTTTACCGGTCGCCAGCACGCTCTGTTGCAGGTCGCCCTTCCGGACAATCAGCGTTTGATAGCTCGGCAACGGCGCGTTCAGCGTCCGCCATAACCAGAACCCCGCCAGCAGTATCACCCCGGCGAGAACCAGGTAAATTTTTTTGCCCTTTCCCTTCAGCTTCATAAAAATCCTACGTGTTTATCTTCTGCCGTTGATTGTATCTAAACATTACCTCAACGAAACCTCTCTTTTCTGGCTACGTCCAGGCCGTTGCCTCTGCGTTGAGAAACGCGTTGGTAAATTCGCATTTTCACTCCGGCAAGGTGTCCCGTATGTCACTCAACGCAGAACTTTCTTATTCAGAGCAACTGAACCCCAAAACTGGCTGGCAGCTGTTTCGGTTATTGAGCAGCGGGCAACTGATGCCGGGTCTGGCCTGGAAAAACCCGGCCTATCGCCGCAAGTTTATGCTGCGTTCGCTGGCGACGCCATTCAGCACTGCCGCGCTGTTATCGCGCCTTGCAGAACAGCCTCAATTGCTCGACATGCTGCACGTGCAGCCGGGCCTGCCGTGTCGTTTGCACCGTCCATGGCTGTCGATGAACATGCCGCGCCAGAATGCCACCGAGGCGCTGATTGCCCATTATCAGATTATGGCTCAGTACCTGCCGGTTCAGGTGATGAATGCCTGGCTCAGCCGCCGGGGCGTGACGCTCGCCAGCCTCACCGGACGCGACGAACAGACGTTCCATATCCGTCTACTCTCGGACGCATTTCTCGACAAAGAAGGTGAAGCCACGTTGGTATTTACCGATGCCGACAACACCGTATTGGCAGAATTGACCTTTACGCTGTGCCCGTTTGACGGCAAGCGGACGCTGTATATTGGTGGCATGCAGGGCGCGAAATCACACGTGCCGCACGAGCTGATTCAGGCCGCCACCAAATCGTGCAACGGCCTGTTCCCGAAACGCCTGCTGGTCGAAGCGGCGATGGTCCTCGGCCAGAAAATGGACGTGGAAATGATTCGCGCGGTGAGCAATGAAACGCACATCTACCGCAGCGTGCGCTATCGCCGGAAAAAACAGGACAAGCTGCACGCGGATTACAACAGCTTCTGGGCATCGCTCGGCGGGAATGTCGACGATAACGGCGACTATCTGCTGCCGCTGACCCTACCGCGCAAACCGATGGAAGAAATTGCCAGCAAGAAGCGTTCCGAATATCGCCGTCGTTATGAACTGCTCGACGGCCTGCAGATGCAGACCGCCGGAGTGTGTCAGCGCTAATCTGCCCGCCCGCGTGCCAGCCATAGCACGCGGGAAAACATCTTACGCAGCAGGCCCGGAACGGCATCAACACCGCGTCGTCCGGCCTCCATCGCCACTTCTATCGCCAAATCCGGTTTTGATGAGCGGTGAATCGCTTTGATGATCACCCGCCGCATATTCATCGGCACACCGTCCGGGATTTGCGCCACCCGGTGATACACGTCGTCAAACCCCTGCCGGTACATGAAGTGTTCCATATCCAACGCAGGAAGCGTGGTGAGGTGATGCCGCTCAAGCTCCCGGTCATTATTCAGAAGGCCGCGCACCGTGGCGGCGTACTTTTTCCCCGCTTCGTCGCCGTCGACTAACACGTGCCATTCAATGCCCATCCGCCGGGCAAACTTAATCAGCGGTTTGAGGCCTGACTGCGCGAACTCAATCACTTTAATCCCTTCGGCATCAAAGTGGTGCCCGCACTGGCGCGCCAGCTCGTTGATAACCCAGGTTTCCGTTTCGCCTTCCACCAGCAGCCAGCAGCGGGAAAAGAGCGATGAGGCACGGTTAAAGCGAATGTGAAACGCAATGCGCCGCCCGTCTTCCGCGCTCAGGCCGTCCGGCCCAAGACGCCAGGTGGCGACGCGCGAGGAGTCACGCACCAGACGGCAGACGTGCTCCACCGGGGTCATCGACAGTAATTCCCCGGAGTTGGTGGTCGTAATGCGCTGGAGCGGCAACAGGTTCAGCAAATTCCACGCCACCGAGAGCATGATTGGATGCAGCCGCGTTTCCGGATCTTCCACCAGCAGCAGCGGTCGCGCGTCTTTATCGAGCCGCACCGTGCCTTTGGCCTGCAATAAGGTGGCAAACAGCCCCAGCAGGATCACCCGATGGCTGCGTCCACCCGGTTTGTCGATCATCCGGTTGATGATGTCGAGATAGCGCCAGCTGCGCTGTTCGTCGTGGGAGCGGCGGCGCATCAGCCGATGGCGCGAATCCGCAGTGCCCTGTTCGGAAAAGTAGTGTTCCAGCAGCTGCACCATCGCCGAAAGCCCCTGGCGAATCTGTCCGTCGGACAAATTTTGCGGGCTGCTCACCAGTTCCCGGGAGAGGAAATCGAGTTGTCGGGCGGTAATTTCGACATCAGGCACATTGGGCACCGTGCCGTTACGGATCCGCCGCATAAATCGGGCATCGCGCAGGCGCAGCACCGGCATCAGCCGCACCAGATGCCCTGCCCGGGCGTCAATATCGTGCAGCGGCAGCGCGTGGCCTTCCCCATCGATAAAGCTGCGCAGGGTCATCACCGTGTCATCTTCCGCCAGCTCGCCTTCGAGGCGATAGTGAATGCGCTGATAACCATCGAACGAAGGCACCCAACACGGCGATAGCGGGCGATAGCGGCGCACGCGATGGCGACCAGGTTCCAGCTCGCGGAAGGTCAGAATAATATGCAGATGGTGTTCGCGGCCCTGAACGTCTCCAGGAGGAAACCAGAAATCGTCGCGGACGAAGTGATAGAGCTCAGACTCGGGTGATAACAATAAGGTCAGCGCATCCAGCAGGCTGGATTTACCCCAGGCGTTCTCACCGATTAATACGTTGTTCTGTTCCAGCATCAACGATAACCGGTTGATACCCCGAAAGCCCACAATCTCCACTCTTTCGAGAAGCATATGCCCTCCGCCTGAAAACTTCCCTTTCGTTAACAGCAGTATAGCGGCAGGCCTTGCGCGGTGACAGGCGAAGAAAAGTAATCTTATGACAAAAAATGTCCGTGACTTTTTCGCAGTGAAACAAGTAGCCCCACATTTAATAACGGCTTGTAATGAATTTAATTTTAATCAAGGTTTGTATGGCGAAAATTAAACTATACTCAAATCAACTCAACCACGTACAAGGAATGACCAGACATTAACTTAAATCAATATTAGCGGCTTTATTTAACTGGTTAGGGGTAGCGTTAGTTCTTAAAATAACGGGTCTTTAATTATGTCGTCTTCCCCTTTTGGCGATAAATAATGTCCGGTGCAGAATTAACTGACACCGTCACTGTTATTTTTTTGAGGTGGTTATGTTTAAAAAACTGGCTGCAGAATGTTTTGGTACATTCTGGCTTGTATTTGGTGGTTGCGGTAGCGCCGTGCTGGCGGCAGGTTACCCGGAATTAGGTATTGGTTTCGCGGGCGTTGCACTGGCATTTGGTTTAACCGTACTGACCATGGCCTATGCTGTGGGTCATATTTCTGGTGGTCACTTCAACCCGGCTGTCACTTTAGGTCTGTGGGCTGGCGGTCGTTTCCCGACTAAAGATATTGTGGGTTATATCGTTGCTCAGGTTATTGGCGGCATTATTGCAGCAGCAGTACTTTATCTGGTTGCCAGCGGTAAAACCGGCTTTGACGCTGCGGCAAGTGGCTTCGCGTCTAACGGTTACGGCGAACATTCACCGGATGGCTATTCCATGCTGTCTGCTATCGTGATTGAAATCGTTCTGACCTGTGGCTTCCTGATGGTGATTCACGGTGCAACGGATAAACGTGCTCCGGCTGGTTTCGCGCCAATCGCTATCGGTCTGGCACTGACCCTGATCCACCTGATCAGCATCCCGGTAACCAACACCTCTGTTAACCCGGCGCGTAGCACCGCGGTCGCTATCTTCCAGGGTGGTTGGGCACTGCAGCAGCTGTGGCTGTTCTGGGTAATGCCAATCATCGGCGGTATCCTCGGCGGCGTGCTGTACCGCACCCTGCTGGAAAAACGCGACTAATTCGCGACTGCATTCCCTGAAGGCCCGGCATTGCCGGGCCTTTTCTTTTTTTGGCAGCTTTACTCCCTCCCGCTCTTTCGGTAGTGTCAGGTGCGCTTTTTACACACAAAAGGACCGTGCCGTTCATGTTTTCGGGATTGCTTATTATTCTTGTGCCGCTGGTGGCAGGTTACCTGATCCCCCTGCGCCATCGTCATGCGCTGCAGTGGATTAATCGTCTGCTGAGCTGGATTGTTTACGTTATTCTCTTTTTCATGGGCATCAGCCTGGCGTTTCTGGATAATCTGGCCAGTAATCTGCTGGCCATATTTCATTATTCTGCCGTCAGTATTGTGGTTATTCTGCTGTGCAATATTATTGCCCTGCTGTGGCTCGAACGCACGCTTCCCTGGCGCCACAACCATCAACAGGAAAAATTACCCTCTCGTATAGCAATGGCAATGGAGTCATTACAGCTGTGCGGCGTGGTATTACTGGGCTTTCTTCTGGGTCTTACCGGCTGGCCCATTTTGCATCACGCCACCGAAGCCAGCGAATATACCCTGATCTTCCTTTTATTCCTGATTGGTATCCAGCTTCGCAATAATGGAATGACCCTTAAGCAGATTGTACTTAATCGCCGGGGAATGATGGTCGCGGTGGTCGTGGTCCTGAGTTCACTGGCAGGCGGCGTGATTAATGCCCTTATTCTCGGTCTGCCGATAAAAACCGGCCTGGCCATGGCGTCGGGCTTCGGCTGGTATTCGCTGTCCGGTATTTTACTGACCGAATCTTATGGCCCGGTAATTGGCAGCGCCGCCTTCTTTAATGACCTGGCGCGCGAGCTTATCGCCATTATGCTGATTCCCGGCCTGGTATTACGCCACCGTTCGACGGCCCTCGGACTGTGTGGCGCCACGTCGATGGACTTTACATTGCCGGTATTACAACGTTCCGGCGGTCTGGAAATTGTGCCTGCGGCTATTGTCCACGGCTTTATTCTGAGCCTGCTGGTTCCGCTACTGATGGCGCTTTTCTCCGCGTAATACTCCCAAGGCGGTAGCGCTCGCTGCCGCCAAAATTGCGTTAAATCAATCTCCCTGCAAGTTGCCCGACATATCCCTTTTCAGCGCTTTCTCACAGGCTTACCCTTAAACATGTATTTTAAATATAACTTATAAAGGTGTGATTATGTTCTGTGTGCAATGTGAACAAACCATTCGTACCCCGGCCGGTAACGGCTGCGCTTACGCCCAGGGAATGTGCGGCAAAACCGCGCAAACCTCTGACCTACAGGATTTACTGATCGCCACGCTGCAAGGGCTTTCTGCCTGGGCACTCAAAGCCCGCGAATTCGGCATCATCAGTCATGAGGTCGACAGCTTCGCTCCGCGCGCCTTTTTCTCTACGCTGACCAACGTGAATTTTGATTCACCGCGCATCGTCGGCTATGCCCGTGAGGCCATCGCCCTGCGTGAGGCGCTCAAAGCGCAGTGTCTGGCGAAAGATGCCAGTGCTGCGGTCGATAACCCGATGGCCGATTTACAGCTGGTCAGCGACGACCTTGGTGATTTACAGCGCCAGGCCGAAATGTTCACCCCGAATAAAGACAAAGCCACCATCGGGGACAACATTCTCGGCCTGCGCTTGCTGTGCCTCTACGGCCTGAAAGGCGCGGCGGCGTACATGGAACACGCCCACGTACTCGGCCAGTACGACAACGACATCTACGCGCAATACCATAAAATCATGGCCTGGCTCGGGACCTGGCCTGCGGACATGAACGCCCTGCTGGAATGTTCAATGGAAATTGGCCAGATGAACTTCGCCGTGATGCGCATTCTCGACGCCGGTGAAACCAACGCTTACGGCCATCCAACCCCCACGCAGGTCAACGTGAAAACGGTGGCGGGCAAAGCGATTCTGATTTCCGGCCACGACCTGAAAGACCTCTATAACCTGCTGCTGCAAACCGAAGGCACCGGCGTGAACGTCTATACCCACGGCGAAATGCTGCCCGCGCACGGTTACCCTGAGCTGCGCAAATTCAAGCATCTGGTCGGGAACTATGGCAGCGGCTGGCAGAACCAGCAGGTGGAGTTCGCCCGCTTCCCAGGCCCCGTGGTGATGACCTCCAACTGTATTATCGACCCCACCGTCGGAGAGTATGACCACCGCATCTGGACCCGGAGCATCGTCGGCTGGCCGAACGTCAGCCATCTTGAAGGCGATGATTTCACGCCGGTTATCGAACAGGCCCAGCAGCTGGCGGGCTTCCCGTACAACGAAATTGAACACTTGATCACCGTCGGTTTCGGCCGTCAGACTCTGCTCGGCGCGGCGGATACACTGATCGACCTGGTCAGCCGCGAAAAACTGCGTCACATTTTCCTCGTCGGCGGCTGCGACGGCGAACGTACCGAACGCAGTTACTTCACCGATTTCGCCACCAGCGTGCCGGACGACTGCCTGGTCATGACCCTCGCCTGCGGCAAATACCGTTTCAATAAGCTGGATTTCGGTGACATCGAAGGCCTGCCACGCCTGGTGGATGCGGGTCAGTGTAACGACGCTTATTCGGCAATTATTCTGGCGGTGACACTGGCGGAAAAACTCGGCTGCGGCGTGAATGACCTGCCGCTATCGCTGGTGCTCTCATGGTTCGAGCAGAAAGCGATTGTCATTCTGCTGACGCTGCTCTCTCTGGGCGTGAAAAACATCGTCACCGGGCCAACCGCGCCGGGCTTCCTGACTCCGGATTTGCTGGCTGTCCTGAACGAGAAATTTGGCCTGCGCGCCATTACCACCGTCGAGCAGGATTTACAGCAGATGCTGGGCGCATAAGGAGCAGACCATGACCATGCCAACTCCACAATGCCCGTGGCGGATGCAGGTGCATCACATCACCCAGGAAACGCCGGATGTATGGACCCTGTCGCTGCTGTGTCACGATGCCTGGCCATATCGCGCCGGGCAGTATGCGCTGGTGAGCATCCGTAATTCTGCGGATACGCTGCGCGCGTACACGCTGTCGTCCACGCCGGGCGTGAGCGAGTTCATCACCCTCACCGTGCGCCGCATTGACGATGGCACAGGCTCTGAATGGCTGACCCGCGATGTCAAACGCGGCGACTATCTGTGGTTGTCCGATGCGCAAGGTGATTTTACCTGTGACGATAAACCCACCGACAAACTGCTGCTCCTGGCGGCAGGTTGCGGCGTCACGCCGGTAATGTCGATGCGGCGCTGGCTAGCGAAAAATCGCCCTGACGCTGACGTGCAGGTGATCTTCAGCGTCCGTTCGCCGGAAGAGGTGATTTTTGCTGACGAGTGGCGGCACTATCCGGTCACGATAGTGGCGGAAAACAATGCCACGCACGGTTTTGTCGCCGGGCGTTTAAGCCAGGCCATGCTTGAAAGCGTGCCGAATCTGGCAGCGCGGACGGTCATGACCTGCGGGCCTGCGCCGTATATGGAGTGGGTGGAAGAGAACGTGAAGCGGCTCGGCGTGACGCGTTTCTACAAAGAAAAATTCTTCACGCCGGTCGCAACAGCCGCCACTAGCGGGCTGAAATTCACCCAACTGCACCCGGCAAAAGAATTTTATGCGCCGGTCGGCACCACGCTTCTGGAGGCGCTGGAAAGCAATAAGGTGCCGGTGAATGCCGCCTGTCGCGCCGGTGTTTGCGGGAGTTGTAAAACGCAGGTGGTCAGCGGGGAGTATACCGTTACCAGCACTATGACCTTGACCGGGGAAGAACAGAAACAGGGCTACGTGCTGGCCTGTTCCTGTCATCCTCAGGGCGATTTAGTGCTCGCCTGATAAAACGCATGCCCGGTGGCGTTGCGCGCACCGGGCCTCTTTACTCGCTTTTCCCTAACGCGTAACGCCCTGCCCCCAGGCAGACAATCGCCAACGCACCGATGAAGTAATAGACCAGGCTTTCAATGGCCCAGGCTCCCACTGCGTCCAGCGCGAAAGTTTTTCCGGTACCAACCATCAGCCACGCCACCACCATGGTCAACGCCAGAACCAGCGCCGCCGGGCGAGTCAGAATACCCAGCACAATCAGACACGGAGCCACCACTTCGCCAATCAGCACGCCGTAAGCAATAAAGCCCGGCAGCCCTTTCGCCACCAGCATCCCACTGATGCCGTCCACGCCGTGGAACAGCTTATGCAAACCGTGAAACAGCATCAGCCCGCCGACGGCAAGACGTAACAGAAGTTTGCCGAGATCGTCCCCGGTACGTGTTTGTCGTCTATCCATGAACAATGATTTAACCATTTGACGTTATTCCTTATTTTCCCTGTATTCCATCCAGATTATGCCGAAGAACGACACAAATAAACCTGCTGAAAATAAGGGGATTTTGCCGGGCACACCAGTGAGTTTCATCTAAGCTTGTAAGCGGTATCACAAAAAGGAGAAGGAAACCCATGAAACAAACCGTTGCGGCCTATATCGCAAAAACTTTTGAACAAGCCGGGGTAAAACGAATCTGGGGTGTCACCGGAGACTCCCTCAACGGGCTCAGTGACAGCCTTAACAAAATGGGCACCATCGAATGGATGCCCACGCGCCACGAAGAGGTGGCCGCGTTTGCTGCGGGTGCCGAAGCCCAGCTCACCGGCGAACTGGCAGTCTGCGCCGGTTCCTGCGGGCCTGGCAACCTGCATCTGATTAACGGTCTGTTTGACTGCCACCGCAATCACGTCCCGGTGGTCGCCATCGCCGCGCACATTCCGTCGAGCGAAATCGGCAGCGGTTATTTCCAGGAAACCCATCCGCAGGAGCTGTTCCGCGAATGCAGTCACTATTGTGAACTGGTCTCTTCCCCCGAACAGATCCCACAGGTGCTGGCGATCGCGATGCGCAAAGCGATACTTAACCGTGGCGTTTCGGTAGTGGTGTTACCCGGCGACGTGGCGTTGAAACCCGCCCCGGAAAGCGCCAGCACCCATTGGTATCACGCCCCGCAGCCGGTGGTGGTGCCGGAAATGGAAGAGCTGCGTAAGCTCGCGCAACTGCTGCGCTACTCCAGCAACATCGCGTTATTGTGCGGCAGCGGGTGCGCCGGAGCGCATAAAGAGCTGCTGGAGTTTGCCGGCAAGCTGAAATCGCCGATTGTCCACGCCATGCGCGGCAAAGAGCACGTTGAATACGATAACCCGTACGACGTCGGGATGACTGGGCTGATCGGTTTCTCATCCGGTTTCCACACCATGATGAACGCCGACACGCTGGTGCTGCTCGGCACCCAGTTCCCGTATCGCCCGTTCTACCCGGCCGATGCCAAAATTATTCAGATAGACATTAACCCAGCCAGCATTGGCGCACACAGCAAAGTGGACATGGCGCTGATCGGCGATATCAAAGCCACGCTCGCCACCTTGACGCCGCTGCTGGAAGAGAAAACTGACCGCGCGTTCCTCGACAAAGCGCTCGAACACTATCGCGATGCGCGTAAAGGGCTCGATGATTTAGCCAAACCGAGTGAAAAAGCCATTCACCCGCAGTATCTGGCGCAGCAAATCAGTCATTTCGCCGACGATGATGCTATTTTCACCTGCGATGTTGGCACGCCCACCGTGTGGGCTGCGCGCTACCTGAAAATGAACGGTAAGCGCCGTCTGCTCGGCTCGTTCAACCACGGCTCGATGGCCAACGCCATGCCGCAGGCGCTCGGTGCGAAAGCCACCCTGCCAGACCGACAGGTGGTCGCGATGTGCGGTGACGGCGGATTTAGCATGCTGATGGGGGATTTTCTCTCAGTGGCACAGCTCAAACTGCCGCTGAAAATCGTGGTCTTCAACAACAGCGTGCTCGGCTTCGTAGCGATGGAAATGAAGGCTGGCGGCTACATGACCGACGGCACCGATCTGCACGACACGAACTTTGCCAATATCGCTGAGGCCTGTGGTATCACCGGGATTCGCGTCGAAAAATCGGCTGATCTCGATGAAGCATTACAGCGGGCGTTCAGTATTGACGGGCCGGTGCTGGTGGACGTCGTGGTGGCGAAGGACGAACTCGCCATTCCACCGCAAATTAAGCTCGAACAGGCCAAAGGATTCAGCCTGTATATGCTGCGTGCGATCATCAGTGGGCGCGGCGATGAAGTGATCGAACTGGCGAAAACCAACTGGCTCAGGTAAAAAGAGAGGCATAACCCTGATGCAATAAAGGAAATGCCGTGATCGATTTACGTAGTGATACCGTCACCCGCCCTGGGCGCGCCATGCTGGAACAGATGATGGCCGCCCCGGTCGGGGATGATGTGTACGGGGATGACCCGACCGTTAACGAACTGCAACGCTACGCAGCGGAGCTCGGCGGCAAAGAAGCCGCCCTGTTTTTGCCAACCGGCACCCAGGCGAATCTGGTGGCGCTGCTGAGCCACTGCGAACGCGGCGAAGAGTACATCGTCGGTCAGGGCGCGCATAACTATCTGTACGAAGCGGGCGGCGCCGCGGTATTGGGCAGCATTCAGCCACAGCCGATTGATGCTGCCAGCGACGCGACACTGCCGCTCGACAAAGTCGCGGCGAAAATCAAAGCCGATGACATCCACTTCGCCCGCACCAAACTGTTAAGCCTCGAAAATACCCACAATGGCAAAGTGCTGCCACGCGAATATCTGAAAGACGCATGGGAATTCACCCGCGAGCGCGGCCTGGGCCTGCACGTTGACGGCGCGCGAATCTTCAACGCCATCGTGGCGTACGGCTGCGAGCTGAAAGACGTCACGCAATATTGCGACTCCTTCACCATCTGCCTGTCCAAAGGGCTGGGCACGCCGGTGGGCTCGCTGCTGGTCGGCAACGCGGACTACATCAAGCGTGCAAACCGCTGGCGTAAAATGACCGGCGGCGGAATGCGTCAGGCGGGCATTCTGGCAGCAGCAGGTCTGTACGCGCTGAAAAATAACGTTCAGCGTTTGCAGGACGATCACGACAACGCCGCGTGGATGGCTGAGCAGCTGAAAGAGATTGGCGCTGACGTGATGCGTCACGACACCA
This DNA window, taken from Scandinavium goeteborgense, encodes the following:
- the macA gene encoding macrolide transporter subunit MacA, producing MKLKGKGKKIYLVLAGVILLAGFWLWRTLNAPLPSYQTLIVRKGDLQQSVLATGKLDAVRKVDVGAQVSGQLKTLSVAIGDKVKKDQLLGVIDPEQAQNQIKEVEATLMELRAQRLQALAERKLAQVTYARNQQLAKTKLISQQDLDTTATDVAVKEAQIGTIDAQIKRNQATLDTAKTNLDYTRILAPMAGEVTQITTLQGQTVIAAQQAPNILTLADLRTMLVKAQVSEADVIHLKPGQKAWFTVLGDPLTRYEGTLKDILPTPEKVNDAIFYYARFEVPNPKGVLRLEMTAQVHIQLSGVNNVLSIPLSALGDATGDNRYNVRLLRNGEVKEREITLGSRNDTDVEVVKGLEEGDEVITGEGKPGAAK
- a CDS encoding lysine exporter LysO family protein, producing the protein MFSGLLIILVPLVAGYLIPLRHRHALQWINRLLSWIVYVILFFMGISLAFLDNLASNLLAIFHYSAVSIVVILLCNIIALLWLERTLPWRHNHQQEKLPSRIAMAMESLQLCGVVLLGFLLGLTGWPILHHATEASEYTLIFLLFLIGIQLRNNGMTLKQIVLNRRGMMVAVVVVLSSLAGGVINALILGLPIKTGLAMASGFGWYSLSGILLTESYGPVIGSAAFFNDLARELIAIMLIPGLVLRHRSTALGLCGATSMDFTLPVLQRSGGLEIVPAAIVHGFILSLLVPLLMALFSA
- the hcp gene encoding hydroxylamine reductase; the encoded protein is MFCVQCEQTIRTPAGNGCAYAQGMCGKTAQTSDLQDLLIATLQGLSAWALKAREFGIISHEVDSFAPRAFFSTLTNVNFDSPRIVGYAREAIALREALKAQCLAKDASAAVDNPMADLQLVSDDLGDLQRQAEMFTPNKDKATIGDNILGLRLLCLYGLKGAAAYMEHAHVLGQYDNDIYAQYHKIMAWLGTWPADMNALLECSMEIGQMNFAVMRILDAGETNAYGHPTPTQVNVKTVAGKAILISGHDLKDLYNLLLQTEGTGVNVYTHGEMLPAHGYPELRKFKHLVGNYGSGWQNQQVEFARFPGPVVMTSNCIIDPTVGEYDHRIWTRSIVGWPNVSHLEGDDFTPVIEQAQQLAGFPYNEIEHLITVGFGRQTLLGAADTLIDLVSREKLRHIFLVGGCDGERTERSYFTDFATSVPDDCLVMTLACGKYRFNKLDFGDIEGLPRLVDAGQCNDAYSAIILAVTLAEKLGCGVNDLPLSLVLSWFEQKAIVILLTLLSLGVKNIVTGPTAPGFLTPDLLAVLNEKFGLRAITTVEQDLQQMLGA
- the aqpZ gene encoding aquaporin Z — translated: MFKKLAAECFGTFWLVFGGCGSAVLAAGYPELGIGFAGVALAFGLTVLTMAYAVGHISGGHFNPAVTLGLWAGGRFPTKDIVGYIVAQVIGGIIAAAVLYLVASGKTGFDAAASGFASNGYGEHSPDGYSMLSAIVIEIVLTCGFLMVIHGATDKRAPAGFAPIAIGLALTLIHLISIPVTNTSVNPARSTAVAIFQGGWALQQLWLFWVMPIIGGILGGVLYRTLLEKRD
- a CDS encoding DoxX family protein, giving the protein MVKSLFMDRRQTRTGDDLGKLLLRLAVGGLMLFHGLHKLFHGVDGISGMLVAKGLPGFIAYGVLIGEVVAPCLIVLGILTRPAALVLALTMVVAWLMVGTGKTFALDAVGAWAIESLVYYFIGALAIVCLGAGRYALGKSE
- a CDS encoding VirK/YbjX family protein, coding for MSLNAELSYSEQLNPKTGWQLFRLLSSGQLMPGLAWKNPAYRRKFMLRSLATPFSTAALLSRLAEQPQLLDMLHVQPGLPCRLHRPWLSMNMPRQNATEALIAHYQIMAQYLPVQVMNAWLSRRGVTLASLTGRDEQTFHIRLLSDAFLDKEGEATLVFTDADNTVLAELTFTLCPFDGKRTLYIGGMQGAKSHVPHELIQAATKSCNGLFPKRLLVEAAMVLGQKMDVEMIRAVSNETHIYRSVRYRRKKQDKLHADYNSFWASLGGNVDDNGDYLLPLTLPRKPMEEIASKKRSEYRRRYELLDGLQMQTAGVCQR
- a CDS encoding ATP-dependent endonuclease — protein: MLLERVEIVGFRGINRLSLMLEQNNVLIGENAWGKSSLLDALTLLLSPESELYHFVRDDFWFPPGDVQGREHHLHIILTFRELEPGRHRVRRYRPLSPCWVPSFDGYQRIHYRLEGELAEDDTVMTLRSFIDGEGHALPLHDIDARAGHLVRLMPVLRLRDARFMRRIRNGTVPNVPDVEITARQLDFLSRELVSSPQNLSDGQIRQGLSAMVQLLEHYFSEQGTADSRHRLMRRRSHDEQRSWRYLDIINRMIDKPGGRSHRVILLGLFATLLQAKGTVRLDKDARPLLLVEDPETRLHPIMLSVAWNLLNLLPLQRITTTNSGELLSMTPVEHVCRLVRDSSRVATWRLGPDGLSAEDGRRIAFHIRFNRASSLFSRCWLLVEGETETWVINELARQCGHHFDAEGIKVIEFAQSGLKPLIKFARRMGIEWHVLVDGDEAGKKYAATVRGLLNNDRELERHHLTTLPALDMEHFMYRQGFDDVYHRVAQIPDGVPMNMRRVIIKAIHRSSKPDLAIEVAMEAGRRGVDAVPGLLRKMFSRVLWLARGRAD
- the poxB gene encoding ubiquinone-dependent pyruvate dehydrogenase, which codes for MKQTVAAYIAKTFEQAGVKRIWGVTGDSLNGLSDSLNKMGTIEWMPTRHEEVAAFAAGAEAQLTGELAVCAGSCGPGNLHLINGLFDCHRNHVPVVAIAAHIPSSEIGSGYFQETHPQELFRECSHYCELVSSPEQIPQVLAIAMRKAILNRGVSVVVLPGDVALKPAPESASTHWYHAPQPVVVPEMEELRKLAQLLRYSSNIALLCGSGCAGAHKELLEFAGKLKSPIVHAMRGKEHVEYDNPYDVGMTGLIGFSSGFHTMMNADTLVLLGTQFPYRPFYPADAKIIQIDINPASIGAHSKVDMALIGDIKATLATLTPLLEEKTDRAFLDKALEHYRDARKGLDDLAKPSEKAIHPQYLAQQISHFADDDAIFTCDVGTPTVWAARYLKMNGKRRLLGSFNHGSMANAMPQALGAKATLPDRQVVAMCGDGGFSMLMGDFLSVAQLKLPLKIVVFNNSVLGFVAMEMKAGGYMTDGTDLHDTNFANIAEACGITGIRVEKSADLDEALQRAFSIDGPVLVDVVVAKDELAIPPQIKLEQAKGFSLYMLRAIISGRGDEVIELAKTNWLR
- the hcr gene encoding NADH oxidoreductase translates to MTMPTPQCPWRMQVHHITQETPDVWTLSLLCHDAWPYRAGQYALVSIRNSADTLRAYTLSSTPGVSEFITLTVRRIDDGTGSEWLTRDVKRGDYLWLSDAQGDFTCDDKPTDKLLLLAAGCGVTPVMSMRRWLAKNRPDADVQVIFSVRSPEEVIFADEWRHYPVTIVAENNATHGFVAGRLSQAMLESVPNLAARTVMTCGPAPYMEWVEENVKRLGVTRFYKEKFFTPVATAATSGLKFTQLHPAKEFYAPVGTTLLEALESNKVPVNAACRAGVCGSCKTQVVSGEYTVTSTMTLTGEEQKQGYVLACSCHPQGDLVLA